From a single Lolium rigidum isolate FL_2022 chromosome 7, APGP_CSIRO_Lrig_0.1, whole genome shotgun sequence genomic region:
- the LOC124669846 gene encoding probable carboxylesterase 18 translates to MASLDPPPPAPAPAKPPLPWRARLLLSAVSILHSASLRADGTANRLLLSLFDRTVPPSLAPDAAGVSSSDHAVSDHLRARLFFPAHADGGTQLPVVVYFHGGGFVFHSAATAQFDALCRRLAASIPAVVASVDYRLAPEHRFPAAYDDGEAALRWILAGGGGALPCPPAAVFVAGDSAGGNVAHHVAARLQRSVAGLVLLQPFFGGEAPTASELRLRDAPFGAPERLAWLWRAFLPPGATRDHEAANVPAAIRHGGDGEWRAFPPTLVCVGGWDVHQDRQREYADALRAAGAEEATVVEFPDAIHAFYVFEDHPDGKKLLRDVAEFVNRRAAEHHKCARSASE, encoded by the coding sequence ATGGCGTCGTTggatcctccgccgccggcgccggcgccggccaaaCCCCCACTGCCTTGGCGGGCGCGCCTGCTCCTGAGCGCAGTCTCCATCCTTCACTCGGCGTCCCTGCGCGCCGACGGCACGGCCaaccgcctcctcctctcgctcttcgacCGCACCGTCCCCCCGAGCCTCGCCCCCGACGCCGCCGgcgtgtcgtcctccgaccacgcCGTCTCCGACCACCTCCGCGCCCGCCTCTTCTTCCCGGCGCACGCCGACGGCGGCACCCAGCTGCCGGTGGTCGTGTACTTCCACGGCGGCGGCTTCGTGTTCCACTCCGCCGCGACGGCGCAGTTCGACGCGCtgtgccgccgcctcgccgcgtcCATCCCGGCCGTCGTCGCCTCCGTCgactaccgcctcgctcccgagcACCGCTTCCCGGCCGCctacgacgacggcgaggcggccCTCCGCTGGAtcctcgccggcggcgggggcGCCCTCCCGTGTCCCCCCGCCGCCGTCTTCGTCGCCGGGGACAGCGCGGGCGGCAACGTCGCCCACCACGTCGCCGCGCGCCTGCAGCGCAGCGTGGCGGGACTGGTCCTGCTGCAGCCGTTCTTCGGCGGGGAGGCGCCGACGGCGTCCGAGCTGCGGCTCCGCGACGCGCCGTTCGGGGCCCCTGAGCGGCTTGCGTGGCTGTGGCGCGCGTTCCTGCCGCCGGGCGCCACGCGGGACCACGAGGCGGCGAACGTGCCGGCGGCGATCCGGCACGGCGGGGACGGGGAGTGGCGGGCGTTCCCGCCGACGCTGGTGTGCGTGGGCGGGTGGGACGTGCACCAGGACAGGCAACGGGAGTACGCGGACGCGctccgcgccgccggcgccgaggaGGCCACCGTCGTCGAGTTCCCCGACGCCATCCACGCGTTCTACGTGTTCGAGGACCACCCGGACGGCAAGAAGCTGCTGCGCGACGTGGCTGAGTTCGTGAACCGGCGCGCCGCCGAACACCACAAGTGCGCGCGCTCCGCGAGCGAGTAA